A genome region from Kaistia algarum includes the following:
- a CDS encoding energy-coupling factor ABC transporter ATP-binding protein, translating into MLSVEHVSFAYVEDKPVLSDIHFSGQRGEVLAIVGRNGAGKSTLLRLLNGLYQPAAGHITVDGMSTSDTPIHELAQHIGTVFQVPEQQIFNATIHGEIAFGPKQQGLTGEALEARIAEVLDRIGLSGSGAMHPLDIDASARRLVAVGSVLAMRPPILLLDEPQRGLDRAAMQRLETIIAEEKAGGSLIVLVCHDMDFVARRADRVLGLARGVLAADLPTAAFFADEALTEAVGVETPDVLRLSLDLGLSPSLTPDAFARAYLARRGTAGEPGLDGA; encoded by the coding sequence ATGCTATCGGTTGAACACGTCAGTTTCGCGTATGTGGAGGACAAGCCGGTCCTCAGCGATATCCACTTCTCGGGCCAGCGCGGCGAGGTACTGGCGATCGTCGGGCGCAACGGCGCCGGCAAGAGCACGCTGCTGCGCCTCCTCAACGGGCTCTACCAGCCGGCCGCCGGCCACATCACGGTGGACGGCATGTCGACTTCGGACACGCCGATCCACGAACTGGCCCAGCACATCGGCACCGTCTTCCAGGTGCCGGAGCAGCAGATCTTCAATGCGACGATCCATGGCGAGATCGCCTTCGGACCGAAGCAGCAGGGTCTGACCGGCGAGGCGCTGGAAGCACGGATCGCCGAGGTTCTGGACCGGATCGGGCTATCGGGATCCGGCGCGATGCACCCCCTCGACATCGACGCCTCGGCCCGCCGTCTCGTCGCCGTCGGGTCGGTGCTCGCCATGCGGCCGCCGATCCTGCTGCTGGACGAACCGCAGCGCGGGCTCGACAGGGCAGCCATGCAGCGCCTCGAGACGATCATCGCCGAGGAAAAGGCTGGCGGATCGCTGATCGTCCTCGTCTGCCACGATATGGACTTCGTCGCGCGGCGGGCCGATCGCGTGCTCGGGCTGGCCCGCGGCGTTCTGGCGGCGGACCTGCCGACGGCGGCCTTCTTCGCCGACGAAGCGCTGACGGAGGCCGTGGGTGTCGAGACGCCGGATGTCCTGCGCCTGTCGCTTGATCTTGGCCTGTCGCCGAGCCTGACGCCTGACGCCTTCGCAAGAGCCTATCTGGCGCGGCGGGGCACCGCCGGCGAACCGGGGCTTGACGGCGCATGA
- a CDS encoding 4-hydroxyphenylacetate 3-hydroxylase family protein: MVKDGKRHIDSLKDGRTIYIDGRKVVDVTTDPAFAKSVATSGGFYDYQSAPENLEAMTFVSPKTGDRVSRAWQLPRNPRELVERREALARWARLTCGMVGRSPDHVASTLAGFRMGLPAFRDNDPARAAAVESYFDYARDNDHYLSYVIINPQSDKAKTASGQPDPHLVASIVDEDSAGITIRGAKMLATSGIMANEMLVSGFNALQAGDEAYAFTAMLPVGTKGLTLMSRRSYEQAATSEFDYPLSTRFDENDAVVYFDDVKIPWDHVFVFKDLKMAQAQWHDTRAHVFQNYQCMIRLMVKLQFLLGLARKIAEINNIINYPQVRETLGLLAAKVNNIEALIVAMEAAGEHFNGYYVPNRTMLCTAQVIAQTTYPEVAEAIRTLSGGGMIMVPSSYADFETPETRAIIEKTQRSVATNSEGRVKLMKLAWDAIGSEFGSRHLQYEMFYSGPTFVTRGNSFRFFDWDGVKGFVDGFMAGYGLPEATSLRPAAE; this comes from the coding sequence ATGGTGAAAGACGGCAAGCGCCACATCGACAGTTTGAAGGACGGCCGCACCATCTATATCGATGGTCGCAAGGTCGTAGACGTCACGACCGACCCGGCCTTCGCCAAGTCCGTTGCCACGTCAGGCGGGTTCTACGACTACCAGTCGGCCCCGGAAAATCTCGAGGCGATGACGTTCGTGTCGCCGAAGACCGGCGACCGCGTCAGCCGCGCCTGGCAGTTGCCGCGCAACCCTCGCGAACTGGTCGAGCGTCGCGAAGCGCTGGCGCGCTGGGCACGGCTGACCTGCGGCATGGTGGGCCGTTCGCCCGACCACGTCGCTTCGACGCTCGCCGGCTTCCGCATGGGCCTGCCCGCCTTCCGCGATAATGACCCGGCCCGCGCGGCAGCGGTCGAATCCTATTTCGACTATGCCCGCGACAATGACCACTACCTCTCCTACGTCATCATCAACCCGCAATCGGACAAGGCGAAGACCGCCAGTGGCCAGCCTGACCCGCATCTGGTCGCGTCGATCGTCGATGAGGATTCCGCGGGCATCACCATTCGCGGCGCCAAGATGCTGGCGACGAGCGGCATCATGGCCAACGAGATGCTGGTCTCCGGCTTCAACGCGCTGCAGGCGGGCGACGAGGCCTATGCCTTCACCGCCATGCTCCCGGTCGGCACCAAGGGCCTGACGCTGATGTCGCGCCGCTCCTATGAACAGGCGGCGACGTCGGAATTCGACTATCCGCTGTCGACGCGCTTCGACGAGAACGACGCCGTCGTCTATTTCGACGACGTGAAGATCCCGTGGGATCATGTGTTTGTCTTCAAGGATCTGAAGATGGCGCAGGCGCAGTGGCACGACACGCGCGCTCACGTCTTCCAGAACTACCAGTGCATGATCCGCCTGATGGTGAAGCTGCAGTTCCTGCTCGGCCTCGCCCGCAAGATCGCCGAGATCAACAACATCATCAATTATCCGCAGGTTCGCGAAACGCTCGGCCTGCTTGCGGCCAAGGTCAACAATATCGAGGCGCTGATCGTCGCCATGGAGGCGGCCGGCGAGCATTTCAACGGCTATTACGTGCCCAACCGGACGATGCTCTGCACGGCACAGGTGATCGCGCAGACCACCTACCCGGAAGTGGCCGAGGCGATCCGCACCCTGTCGGGCGGCGGCATGATCATGGTCCCCTCCTCCTATGCCGATTTCGAGACGCCGGAGACGCGGGCGATCATCGAGAAGACGCAGCGCTCGGTAGCGACGAATTCCGAAGGCCGCGTCAAACTCATGAAGCTCGCCTGGGACGCGATCGGCTCCGAGTTCGGCTCGCGCCATCTGCAATATGAAATGTTCTATTCCGGCCCGACCTTCGTGACGCGCGGCAATTCTTTCCGCTTTTTCGATTGGGACGGCGTCAAAGGCTTCGTCGACGGCTTCATGGCAGGCTATGGCCTACCCGAGGCGACGAGCCTCCGTCCCGCGGCGGAGTGA
- a CDS encoding amidase, protein MPNPPSADEIARLAFVDHGRAPLRLKESGPLSDLTFAVKDLFDIAGYRSAWGNPDQLRDGAPAVATAPAVLVPLVAGATMIGKTNTDEVACGMFGMNPHFGTPINPKAPDRVPGGSSSGSASAVAAGLADFALGTDTGGSIRVPASFCGLYGLRTTYGRVSAAGVMAMAPSFDTVGWLANDARTLRRVSEAYFGPIGTARPPRLMIARDAFDIPVGGIGEALLSVAQSLGTAREITLYEEGVEHWLDTFRPLQLHDLWSTLGAWGTAPGRNLSQAVHERIQLASTVKPETVAAAVPRREALTDRLVDLLGDDGMIVIPTAHDLPPLRSAPVSAQIAFREKTLALTSVASLTRLPQIAIPAASFEGCPIGLSLIGGPRSEKQLLAFAEAMGDLTTRPSS, encoded by the coding sequence ATGCCGAACCCGCCGAGCGCCGACGAGATCGCCCGCCTGGCCTTCGTCGATCACGGCCGCGCGCCGCTGCGCCTTAAGGAAAGCGGCCCGCTTTCCGACCTCACCTTCGCGGTCAAGGACCTGTTCGACATTGCGGGCTATCGCTCGGCCTGGGGCAATCCGGATCAGCTCCGCGACGGCGCGCCCGCCGTCGCGACGGCGCCTGCCGTGCTGGTGCCGCTGGTCGCTGGCGCGACCATGATCGGCAAGACCAACACGGACGAAGTCGCCTGCGGCATGTTCGGCATGAACCCGCATTTCGGCACGCCGATCAATCCGAAGGCGCCCGACCGCGTACCCGGCGGCTCGTCGAGCGGCTCGGCCTCGGCGGTCGCGGCGGGGCTGGCGGATTTTGCCCTCGGCACCGACACGGGCGGCTCGATCCGCGTGCCCGCCAGCTTCTGCGGCCTCTATGGCCTCCGCACGACCTATGGCCGCGTCTCGGCGGCCGGCGTCATGGCGATGGCGCCGAGCTTCGACACGGTCGGCTGGCTGGCGAACGACGCCCGGACCCTTCGCCGCGTGTCGGAGGCTTATTTCGGGCCGATCGGCACGGCGAGGCCACCACGGCTGATGATCGCCCGTGACGCGTTCGACATTCCGGTGGGCGGCATTGGCGAGGCGCTGCTGTCCGTCGCCCAATCACTAGGGACAGCCCGCGAAATCACGCTCTATGAGGAAGGCGTCGAGCATTGGCTGGACACCTTCCGCCCGCTGCAATTGCACGACCTCTGGTCGACGCTCGGCGCCTGGGGAACTGCGCCGGGCCGGAACCTGTCGCAGGCCGTCCACGAGCGCATCCAGCTTGCCTCGACCGTGAAGCCGGAGACCGTCGCTGCCGCCGTGCCGCGCCGCGAGGCGCTGACCGATCGGCTCGTCGACCTCCTCGGCGATGACGGCATGATCGTCATCCCGACGGCGCACGACCTACCGCCGCTGCGCAGCGCGCCCGTCTCGGCGCAGATCGCCTTCCGCGAGAAGACGCTGGCGCTCACTTCCGTCGCGAGCCTGACGCGCCTGCCGCAGATCGCCATTCCGGCGGCGAGCTTTGAAGGCTGCCCGATCGGACTTTCGCTGATCGGCGGTCCGCGCTCGGAAAAGCAGCTTCTCGCCTTCGCCGAAGCGATGGGCGACCTGACAACACGGCCCTCATCATGA
- a CDS encoding polysaccharide deacetylase family protein, whose protein sequence is MKMVRDGDRDFVGYGRNPPDAKWPGGARLALVVVLNVEEGAEPSIPDGDGATEAALTDAIPGEVAAGKRDFVAETLFEYGSRVGFWRLHDLFAARGVSLTINACAQALVRNGEIAAAIRDSGLDLCCHGDRFLRHYRMSEAEERGTIAAAYRGIEAAIGRPPLGWQSRYSSSEATRALLVEHGGFLYDSDSYADDLPYFVEVAGKPHLVVPHSFTHNDNRLATAKLGTANDFYDHLAAAFRVLHAESAHTPRMMTVSLHSRISGQPSRFEAVQRFLDLAQSHEGVWFAGRSEVARHWIATHLSETTR, encoded by the coding sequence ATGAAGATGGTCCGCGACGGCGATCGCGATTTCGTCGGCTACGGCCGCAATCCGCCCGACGCGAAATGGCCCGGCGGGGCGCGGCTGGCGCTTGTCGTCGTGCTCAATGTCGAGGAAGGCGCCGAGCCGTCGATCCCCGATGGCGACGGCGCCACGGAGGCGGCGCTGACGGATGCCATTCCGGGCGAGGTCGCTGCCGGAAAGCGCGATTTCGTCGCCGAGACCTTATTCGAGTATGGCTCGCGCGTCGGCTTCTGGCGGCTCCACGATCTCTTCGCGGCGCGCGGTGTTTCCCTCACCATCAATGCCTGCGCGCAGGCGCTTGTCCGCAACGGCGAAATCGCGGCCGCGATCCGTGACAGCGGGCTCGACCTTTGCTGCCATGGCGATCGGTTCCTGCGCCACTACCGGATGAGCGAGGCCGAGGAGCGCGGCACCATCGCCGCCGCCTATCGCGGTATCGAGGCGGCGATCGGCAGGCCGCCGCTCGGCTGGCAGAGCCGCTATTCCTCCAGCGAGGCGACGAGGGCGCTGCTCGTCGAGCATGGCGGATTTCTCTATGATTCCGACTCCTACGCCGATGATCTTCCCTACTTCGTTGAAGTCGCCGGCAAGCCGCATCTCGTCGTGCCGCATTCCTTCACCCATAACGACAACCGCCTCGCGACGGCGAAGCTGGGCACCGCCAACGATTTCTACGATCACCTCGCGGCGGCCTTCCGCGTCCTCCATGCCGAGAGCGCACACACGCCCCGTATGATGACCGTCAGCCTGCATTCGCGCATCTCCGGCCAGCCGTCGCGTTTCGAGGCTGTGCAGCGCTTCCTCGATCTTGCCCAAAGCCATGAGGGCGTCTGGTTCGCCGGCCGGTCCGAGGTTGCGCGCCACTGGATCGCGACGCACCTGTCCGAGACGACCCGATGA
- a CDS encoding amidohydrolase family protein, with protein sequence MSAAPLLLAGGMVADPLAGEASRRDLLIENGRIAAIAAPGAIGRPDAQRFDASDRLILPAFVNAHTHGHANLVKGVAERWTLEASLTNGPWLAGARDPETIYLSTLLGALDMLSKGCTSCFDLVYEFPRPTLEGFLAVANGYADAGMKAVLAPMVADLNLFQAVPGLMDSLPEDLHETVGRFQLANGDETIAAMEAIFAARDRLPPGISLAIAPTIPHHCSERFLMQCVDLAERHDLPIHMHIAESRLQATSARKLWGVSPVRRLADLGVLRPSFIAAHAVWLDGRDLDILAAHHCSVAQIPASNFRLGAGIAHVRPMLERGLRVGLATDGANSSDALSMLQATRLASYASRVFDAPRETWLDAAETLRLATSGGGALPGLGHSGRIETGAAADLVLFDLSHIDFMPLTDPLNQIVTAADSASITDVFADGRHVVAGRKLQTIDPTTLRERVADSVARLSASLADARALAGRLEPHVVAFADSQRDEPLPVARHLPVEGRAFA encoded by the coding sequence ATGAGCGCGGCTCCCCTTCTCCTTGCCGGCGGAATGGTGGCTGACCCGCTCGCGGGCGAGGCCAGCCGGAGGGACCTCCTGATCGAGAATGGCAGGATCGCCGCAATCGCCGCGCCGGGCGCGATCGGTCGCCCTGACGCCCAGCGCTTCGACGCCTCCGACCGGCTGATCCTACCGGCTTTCGTCAATGCGCATACGCATGGCCACGCCAATCTGGTCAAGGGCGTCGCCGAGCGCTGGACGCTCGAGGCCTCGCTCACCAACGGGCCGTGGCTTGCCGGAGCACGCGATCCCGAGACGATCTATCTCTCGACGCTCCTCGGCGCGCTCGACATGTTGTCGAAGGGCTGCACGAGTTGCTTCGATCTCGTCTACGAGTTCCCGCGCCCGACGCTGGAAGGGTTCCTGGCGGTGGCCAACGGCTATGCCGATGCCGGCATGAAGGCCGTTCTGGCGCCGATGGTCGCCGATCTCAATCTGTTCCAGGCGGTTCCGGGCCTGATGGATTCGCTCCCCGAAGATCTGCACGAGACCGTCGGCCGATTCCAGCTGGCCAATGGCGACGAGACAATCGCAGCCATGGAGGCGATCTTCGCCGCGCGCGACCGCCTGCCGCCGGGCATCTCCCTCGCCATCGCGCCGACGATTCCGCATCACTGCTCGGAGCGCTTCCTGATGCAATGCGTGGATCTGGCCGAGCGCCATGATCTGCCGATCCACATGCACATCGCCGAATCGAGGCTTCAGGCGACTTCAGCGCGAAAGCTCTGGGGCGTTTCACCCGTCCGCCGCCTTGCCGATCTCGGCGTGTTGCGGCCTAGCTTCATCGCCGCTCATGCCGTCTGGCTCGACGGGCGCGACCTCGACATCCTCGCCGCGCATCACTGTTCGGTGGCGCAGATACCGGCCAGCAATTTCCGCCTCGGCGCCGGCATTGCCCATGTCCGACCGATGCTGGAGCGCGGCCTACGCGTCGGTCTCGCCACCGACGGCGCCAATTCCTCCGATGCGCTCTCCATGCTGCAGGCCACCCGCCTCGCCTCCTATGCCTCGCGCGTCTTCGATGCGCCGCGCGAAACATGGCTTGATGCCGCGGAGACGCTGCGCCTCGCAACTTCCGGCGGCGGCGCCCTGCCCGGCCTTGGCCATTCCGGCCGCATCGAGACTGGCGCTGCCGCCGATCTCGTCCTTTTCGATCTCTCACACATCGATTTCATGCCTTTGACCGATCCCCTCAATCAAATTGTCACCGCCGCCGACTCCGCCTCGATCACCGATGTCTTCGCGGATGGACGGCATGTCGTCGCCGGCCGAAAGCTCCAGACCATCGATCCCACAACGCTGCGTGAGCGCGTCGCCGATTCCGTCGCCCGGCTCTCCGCCAGTCTGGCCGATGCGCGCGCTCTAGCCGGCCGGTTGGAGCCGCATGTCGTCGCCTTCGCGGACAGCCAGAGGGATGAACCTTTGCCGGTCGCGCGCCATCTACCCGTCGAAGGGAGGGCCTTCGCATGA
- a CDS encoding flavin reductase family protein — MSDAFDPAEFRRACSLFATGVAVVTTHVGDTFAGMTINSFASVSLEPPLVLWCLKDKARSRGIFETAGRFAINILAAEQLSEAKHFAKNTLEAFEGGEPMIISPRGLPLLPGALAHLECETRHVYDGGDHRIMIGEVVALSAQPGSPLVFFEGRLTAGFPELEPIGTP, encoded by the coding sequence ATGAGCGACGCCTTCGATCCGGCGGAATTTCGCCGCGCCTGTTCGCTGTTCGCCACCGGGGTCGCCGTGGTGACGACGCATGTCGGCGACACATTCGCCGGCATGACGATCAATTCCTTCGCTTCCGTCTCGCTGGAGCCGCCGCTGGTCCTCTGGTGCCTCAAGGACAAGGCGCGCTCGCGCGGCATCTTCGAGACCGCAGGCCGCTTTGCCATCAATATCCTTGCGGCGGAGCAATTGAGCGAGGCGAAGCACTTCGCCAAGAACACGCTCGAGGCCTTCGAAGGCGGCGAGCCGATGATCATCTCACCGCGCGGCCTGCCACTCCTGCCGGGCGCCCTCGCCCATCTCGAATGCGAGACGCGCCATGTCTATGATGGCGGCGACCACCGCATCATGATCGGCGAGGTCGTCGCGCTTTCGGCACAGCCGGGCTCACCGCTCGTCTTCTTTGAGGGCCGGCTGACGGCAGGATTTCCCGAACTCGAACCCATCGGAACGCCATGA
- a CDS encoding maleate cis-trans isomerase family protein, translated as MTMVRIGHITPSSNTWLEPLTYAMNRQLDGRVTHHFSRIRVTHLALEATSEAQFQLEPMLAGARLLADAPIQALVWNGTSASWRGLESDHMLCDAISNQTGLPVSTSTIAFYETFEEFGWKRIGLAVPYTADITADIGTEYARQGFTVTSAGYLGIRENIGIGAASPDDIRYVLREAAASKPDCIAVVCTNFNATELVEEMEAELGIPIVDSIAITFRESLKIAGAWEPISGWGKVLASA; from the coding sequence ATGACCATGGTCCGCATCGGCCACATCACGCCCTCGTCCAACACCTGGCTGGAGCCGCTGACCTATGCGATGAACCGGCAGCTGGATGGCAGGGTGACGCATCATTTTTCGCGCATCCGCGTCACCCACCTCGCGCTGGAGGCGACATCTGAAGCGCAATTCCAGCTGGAGCCGATGCTGGCCGGGGCACGATTGCTCGCCGATGCGCCAATCCAGGCGCTGGTCTGGAACGGCACATCGGCAAGCTGGCGCGGGCTCGAAAGCGATCACATGCTCTGCGACGCGATCAGCAACCAGACCGGCCTGCCGGTGTCTACCTCGACGATCGCCTTCTACGAGACCTTCGAGGAATTCGGCTGGAAGCGGATCGGCCTTGCGGTTCCCTACACCGCCGACATCACCGCCGACATCGGCACCGAATATGCCCGGCAGGGCTTCACGGTCACATCGGCGGGCTATCTCGGCATCCGCGAGAACATCGGCATCGGTGCCGCGTCGCCAGACGACATACGCTATGTCCTGCGCGAGGCGGCGGCCTCCAAGCCAGATTGCATCGCGGTGGTGTGCACGAACTTCAACGCGACCGAGCTGGTCGAGGAGATGGAGGCCGAACTCGGCATCCCGATCGTCGATTCGATCGCCATCACCTTTCGCGAGTCCCTGAAGATCGCCGGCGCGTGGGAGCCGATCTCCGGCTGGGGCAAGGTCCTTGCATCGGCCTGA
- a CDS encoding polysaccharide deacetylase family protein: MAKEIFVAYGIDVDAVAGWLGSYGGEDSPCDISRGVFAGEVGTPRLLKLFDRFGIKTTWFIPGHSIETFPDEMKAVAAAGHEIGMHGYSHENPLMMTRDQEAAVLDKSIALIEKLQGRKPSGYVAPWWEFSNTTIEMLIERGIIYDHSLMHNDFFPYYARTGESWSKIDYGKPAESWMTPMNRGTETPLVEIPASWYIDDLPPMMFMKAAPNSHGFVNPRDIEELWRDQFDWIYREYDYAVFTITIHPDVSGRPQVLAMHERLFGHIARHPGVKFVTFEEIAKDFLQRHPKGTPGPKP, from the coding sequence ATGGCTAAGGAAATCTTCGTCGCCTATGGCATCGATGTGGACGCGGTCGCCGGCTGGCTTGGCTCCTATGGCGGCGAGGACAGCCCTTGCGACATCTCTCGAGGCGTGTTCGCCGGCGAGGTCGGCACGCCGCGGCTTTTGAAGCTGTTTGACCGCTTCGGCATCAAGACGACTTGGTTCATTCCCGGCCACTCGATCGAGACTTTCCCGGACGAGATGAAGGCCGTGGCAGCGGCGGGCCATGAAATCGGCATGCATGGCTATAGCCATGAGAACCCGCTGATGATGACGCGCGACCAGGAAGCCGCCGTGCTCGACAAGTCGATCGCGCTGATCGAGAAGCTCCAGGGCCGCAAGCCATCCGGCTATGTCGCACCGTGGTGGGAATTCTCGAACACCACCATCGAAATGCTGATCGAACGCGGGATCATCTACGACCACTCGCTGATGCATAACGACTTTTTCCCCTACTACGCCCGCACGGGCGAAAGCTGGTCGAAGATCGATTATGGCAAGCCGGCGGAAAGCTGGATGACGCCGATGAACCGCGGCACGGAGACGCCGCTCGTCGAGATCCCCGCCTCCTGGTATATCGACGATCTGCCGCCGATGATGTTCATGAAGGCGGCGCCGAACAGCCACGGCTTCGTCAACCCGCGCGATATCGAGGAGCTCTGGCGCGACCAGTTCGACTGGATCTACCGCGAATATGACTATGCCGTCTTCACCATCACCATCCACCCGGACGTCTCGGGCAGGCCCCAGGTGCTGGCGATGCATGAGCGGCTGTTCGGCCATATTGCGCGTCATCCGGGCGTCAAGTTCGTGACCTTCGAGGAAATCGCCAAGGACTTCCTGCAGCGCCATCCGAAGGGAACGCCCGGCCCGAAGCCGTAG
- a CDS encoding CobW family GTP-binding protein — MSEGADLIPVDVLTGFLGSGKTSLIRRLLESGRLRDTAILVNEFASLPLDQRLIALSGGNAAVVGNGCICCAVDGSVRDALLNLATSRAAGTIPAFSRVLVETSGIADPAGLVATLALDRMLKPRFRPGRVVTLVDLSQGAEAIADTEEALSQIVCADLVLLTKADLASEGTAASLLPRITAINPLARILLDDGSLDPFDPDAFPVVPGARGARTFSASPSQERHATIRSGVLRLPGPVDWSAFATWLSLLAHRHGGKLLRLKGTLTLAGEIGRGPVLVQSVRHIVHRPEHLPPGSAPDDLELVVILRDLDPARLQRSLAAFLASTRTAPPAAMTTA, encoded by the coding sequence ATGAGCGAGGGCGCCGACCTCATCCCCGTCGATGTGCTCACCGGCTTTCTCGGATCGGGGAAGACGAGCCTGATCCGGCGCCTCCTTGAGAGCGGCCGCCTGCGGGACACGGCGATCCTCGTCAACGAGTTCGCGTCGCTGCCGCTAGACCAGCGGCTGATTGCCCTTTCCGGCGGCAATGCCGCCGTCGTTGGCAATGGCTGCATCTGCTGCGCCGTCGACGGCAGCGTCCGCGACGCGCTGCTGAATCTGGCGACGAGCCGGGCTGCGGGAACGATCCCCGCCTTCAGCCGCGTCCTGGTGGAAACCTCGGGCATCGCGGATCCGGCCGGTCTGGTCGCGACGCTGGCCCTCGACCGCATGCTGAAACCGCGCTTCCGGCCCGGCCGCGTCGTGACGCTCGTCGATCTCTCGCAAGGCGCCGAGGCGATTGCCGACACCGAAGAGGCTCTGTCGCAAATCGTCTGCGCGGACCTCGTGCTGCTGACCAAGGCCGACTTGGCAAGTGAGGGCACCGCCGCATCGCTCCTGCCGCGCATCACTGCGATCAATCCGCTCGCCCGTATCCTTCTCGACGACGGCTCGCTTGACCCGTTCGATCCGGATGCCTTTCCGGTCGTGCCGGGCGCTCGCGGCGCGCGGACCTTTTCGGCTTCACCGTCCCAAGAGCGGCATGCCACCATCCGCTCCGGCGTTCTGCGCCTTCCCGGCCCTGTCGACTGGTCGGCCTTCGCAACTTGGCTGTCGCTGCTCGCCCATCGGCACGGCGGCAAGCTGCTGCGCCTCAAGGGGACGCTGACACTGGCCGGCGAAATCGGGCGTGGCCCGGTCCTCGTGCAATCGGTTCGCCATATCGTGCATCGGCCGGAGCATTTGCCGCCCGGCAGCGCACCCGACGACCTGGAACTGGTCGTGATCCTTCGCGATCTCGACCCCGCGCGGTTGCAGCGCTCTCTCGCCGCCTTCCTGGCCTCCACCCGCACAGCGCCGCCCGCGGCCATGACGACAGCCTGA
- a CDS encoding NAD(P)-binding domain-containing protein, producing MTTHSRALDELAERARFELDCVNYPAREWVKPRSHGGENVLDVAIVGGGQNGLAVAFRLLRERVTNIRILDRSPAGLSGPWRTFARMHTLRTPKHVSGPELGTAALSIRAWFEAKYGAEAWAKLHKIDRRDWHDYVVWLQQTIGIETTNDAEVTDIEPLEDGILAVHATIGGKSERILARNVVLSTGIEGSGRWLIPRIVSESLPKDRYAHTADAIDFEALRGKRVAVIGAGASAFDNAATALEAGAIVDVFARRERLPSVNPNRWIEFAGFMRHFGDLPDADKWSFMSNFLAMNQPPPQETFDRCARFGTFDLHLGSPIDGLAMDGGRIRLVTPHLTAHYDFLIVGTGFSVEMADRPELSRFADKIALWQDRYTPPSGEESPVLARYPYLTGAFQFTEKVPGAAPFLKNIYCNTFAAMPSLGGAAGISQLKFTADRIAFGITRQLFLDDAPGYVPALKSYDVVELDLSAFEANRAKRAEKVA from the coding sequence ATGACGACGCATTCCCGAGCCCTCGACGAACTCGCCGAACGGGCGCGGTTCGAGCTCGACTGCGTGAACTACCCGGCGCGGGAATGGGTTAAGCCGCGCAGTCATGGCGGGGAGAACGTGCTCGACGTAGCCATCGTCGGCGGCGGACAGAACGGCCTTGCTGTCGCCTTCCGCCTGCTGCGGGAACGCGTCACCAATATCCGCATCCTCGACAGGAGCCCCGCCGGCCTTTCCGGCCCGTGGCGAACCTTTGCCCGCATGCATACGCTGCGCACGCCCAAGCATGTCTCGGGCCCGGAACTCGGCACGGCGGCGCTTTCCATTCGCGCCTGGTTCGAGGCCAAGTACGGCGCAGAGGCCTGGGCGAAGCTGCACAAGATCGATCGGCGAGATTGGCATGACTATGTCGTCTGGCTGCAGCAGACCATCGGCATCGAGACCACGAACGACGCCGAGGTCACCGACATCGAGCCGCTTGAGGATGGCATCCTCGCCGTTCACGCCACGATCGGAGGCAAGTCGGAGCGCATCCTTGCCCGCAATGTGGTGCTCTCGACGGGCATCGAGGGCTCCGGGCGCTGGCTGATCCCTCGTATCGTCTCGGAATCGCTGCCGAAGGACCGCTACGCTCATACCGCCGACGCCATCGATTTCGAGGCTCTGCGCGGCAAGCGCGTCGCCGTGATCGGTGCCGGTGCCTCGGCCTTCGACAATGCCGCGACGGCGCTGGAGGCCGGCGCGATCGTGGACGTGTTCGCCCGCCGCGAGCGCCTGCCCTCCGTCAATCCGAACCGCTGGATCGAATTTGCCGGCTTCATGCGCCATTTCGGCGACCTGCCCGACGCCGACAAATGGAGCTTCATGTCGAATTTTCTCGCCATGAACCAGCCGCCGCCGCAGGAGACCTTCGACCGCTGCGCACGGTTCGGTACGTTCGATCTGCATCTCGGCAGCCCGATCGACGGCCTTGCCATGGACGGCGGCCGCATCCGCCTCGTGACGCCGCACCTGACCGCTCACTATGACTTCCTGATCGTCGGCACGGGCTTCTCGGTCGAGATGGCCGACCGGCCGGAACTTTCCCGCTTCGCCGACAAGATCGCGCTCTGGCAGGACCGCTACACGCCGCCGTCCGGCGAAGAGAGCCCGGTTCTGGCGCGCTATCCCTATCTGACGGGTGCCTTCCAGTTCACCGAGAAGGTCCCCGGCGCGGCGCCGTTCCTGAAGAACATCTACTGCAACACCTTCGCCGCCATGCCGAGCCTCGGCGGCGCAGCGGGCATTTCGCAGCTCAAATTCACAGCCGACCGCATCGCCTTCGGCATCACGCGCCAGCTCTTCCTCGACGATGCGCCCGGCTACGTCCCGGCCCTCAAGAGCTACGACGTAGTCGAACTCGACCTTTCCGCCTTCGAGGCAAACCGCGCGAAGCGGGCCGAGAAGGTCGCCTGA